From the Amycolatopsis thermoflava N1165 genome, one window contains:
- a CDS encoding heavy metal translocating P-type ATPase encodes MTSDVQNLPQAAAQDIELAIGGMTCASCAMRIERKLNKLDGVTATVNYATEKAKVSYPAGLDPATLVAQVEAAGYTATVPQPKTAEPAEAAEEDPTRPLRQRLIGSLVLSVPVIVLAMVPALQFTYWQWISLTLAAPVIVWGAWPFHRAAWTNLRHGAATMDTLVSMGTLAAFAWSLYALLFGSAGTPGMTHPFELTIQRISGDGNIYLEVAAGVTTFILAGRYFEARSKRRAGAALRALLELGAKDVAVLRNGREERIPVEQLAVGDRFVVRPGEKIATDGVITEGSSAVDASMLTGESVPVEVGPGDPVTGATVNSGGRLVVRATRVGADTQLAQMAKLVEQAQTGKAAVQRLADRISAVFVPVVIALAAGTLAFWLGAGGTVSAAFTAAVAVLIIACPCALGLATPTALLVGTGRGAQLGILIKGPEVLESTRRVDTVVLDKTGTVTTGKMALTEVHTDGADTAEVLRLAGALESASEHPIAQAIATGARDRVGDLPGVEGFTNIEGLGVQGIVDGKAVLVGRTALLADWSQHLSPELAEAKAAAERQGKTAVAVGWDGRARAVLVVADTVKPTSAEAIRQLRGLGLTPILLTGDNRAAAEAVAAEVGIDQVIAEVLPEDKVDVVKRLQGEGKVVAMVGDGVNDAAALAQADLGLAMGTGTDVAIEASDLTLVRGDLRVAADAIRLSRRTLRTIKGNLFWAFAYNIAALPLAAAGLLNPMIAGAAMAFSSVFVVSNSLRLNAFRSSITEAGPGEDIARRAAEEPVAVG; translated from the coding sequence ATGACTTCGGATGTGCAGAACCTCCCGCAGGCCGCGGCCCAGGACATCGAGCTGGCGATCGGTGGCATGACCTGCGCCTCGTGCGCGATGCGGATCGAACGCAAGCTCAACAAGCTCGACGGCGTCACCGCGACCGTCAACTACGCCACCGAGAAGGCGAAGGTCAGTTACCCCGCCGGCCTGGACCCGGCCACGCTGGTCGCCCAGGTCGAGGCCGCCGGCTACACGGCCACCGTCCCCCAGCCCAAGACGGCGGAACCGGCCGAGGCTGCCGAGGAGGACCCGACCCGGCCGCTGCGGCAGCGGCTGATCGGCTCGCTGGTGCTGTCGGTGCCGGTGATCGTGCTGGCGATGGTCCCGGCGCTGCAGTTCACCTACTGGCAGTGGATCTCGCTCACGCTGGCCGCGCCGGTGATCGTGTGGGGCGCGTGGCCGTTCCACCGCGCCGCGTGGACGAACCTGCGCCACGGCGCGGCCACCATGGACACGCTCGTCTCGATGGGCACGCTCGCCGCGTTCGCCTGGTCGCTCTACGCGCTGCTGTTCGGCAGCGCCGGAACACCCGGCATGACGCACCCGTTCGAGCTGACCATCCAACGGATCAGCGGAGACGGCAACATCTACCTCGAGGTCGCGGCCGGGGTGACCACGTTCATCCTCGCCGGCCGCTACTTCGAGGCCCGCTCCAAGCGACGGGCCGGGGCCGCGCTGCGGGCGCTGCTCGAACTCGGCGCCAAGGACGTGGCCGTGCTGCGAAACGGCCGGGAGGAACGCATCCCGGTCGAGCAGCTCGCCGTAGGCGACCGCTTCGTGGTCCGGCCCGGCGAGAAGATCGCCACCGACGGTGTGATCACCGAGGGCAGCTCCGCGGTCGACGCGAGCATGCTCACGGGCGAGTCCGTGCCGGTCGAGGTCGGGCCCGGCGACCCGGTCACCGGCGCGACCGTGAACTCCGGCGGCAGGCTGGTCGTGCGGGCCACCCGCGTCGGCGCGGACACCCAGCTGGCGCAGATGGCGAAACTGGTCGAGCAGGCCCAGACCGGCAAGGCCGCCGTGCAGCGGCTGGCCGACCGGATCTCCGCGGTGTTCGTGCCGGTCGTCATCGCCCTCGCCGCAGGCACCCTGGCGTTCTGGCTCGGCGCCGGCGGCACGGTGTCCGCGGCGTTCACGGCGGCGGTGGCGGTGCTGATCATCGCCTGCCCCTGCGCGCTGGGCCTGGCCACCCCGACCGCGCTGCTGGTCGGCACTGGCCGGGGCGCCCAGCTCGGCATCCTGATCAAGGGCCCGGAAGTCCTGGAATCCACCCGCCGCGTCGACACCGTCGTGCTCGACAAGACCGGCACCGTCACCACCGGCAAGATGGCCCTCACCGAGGTGCACACCGACGGCGCCGACACCGCCGAGGTGCTGCGCCTGGCCGGAGCGCTGGAAAGCGCCTCCGAGCACCCGATCGCCCAGGCCATCGCCACCGGAGCACGCGATCGCGTCGGTGACCTGCCCGGCGTCGAAGGCTTCACCAACATCGAAGGCCTCGGCGTGCAAGGCATCGTCGACGGCAAGGCCGTGCTTGTCGGGCGGACCGCGCTGCTGGCGGACTGGAGCCAGCACCTGTCCCCCGAGCTGGCCGAGGCCAAGGCCGCGGCCGAACGGCAGGGCAAGACCGCGGTCGCCGTCGGCTGGGACGGCCGGGCGCGAGCGGTGCTGGTGGTCGCCGACACCGTCAAACCCACCTCCGCCGAGGCGATCCGGCAACTGCGCGGGCTCGGGCTCACCCCGATCCTGCTCACCGGCGACAACCGGGCCGCCGCCGAGGCAGTCGCCGCCGAGGTCGGCATCGACCAGGTGATCGCCGAGGTCCTGCCCGAGGACAAGGTCGACGTGGTCAAGCGCCTGCAGGGCGAGGGCAAGGTCGTGGCCATGGTCGGCGACGGGGTCAACGACGCCGCCGCCCTCGCCCAGGCCGACCTCGGACTGGCCATGGGCACCGGCACCGACGTCGCCATCGAAGCCAGCGACCTCACCCTGGTCCGCGGCGACCTCCGGGTGGCGGCGGACGCGATCCGGCTCTCCCGCCGCACCCTGCGCACGATCAAGGGCAACCTGTTCTGGGCCTTCGCCTACAACATCGCCGCCCTCCCCCTGGCCGCCGCCGGCCTGCTCAACCCCATGATCGCCGGCGCCGCCATGGCATTCAGCTCGGTCTTCGTGGTGAGCAACAGCCTCCGGCTGAACGCCTTCCGCAGCTCGATCACCGAAGCCGGCCCGGGCGAGGACATCGCGCGGCGAGCGGCGGAGGAACCGGTCGCGGTCGGCTGA
- a CDS encoding metal-sensitive transcriptional regulator has protein sequence MEMGPELTGDALVRLRRAQGQLAAVISMMENGGDCQEVLTQLAAVSRALDRAGFKIVASGMRHCQAARDRGEEPPMTEAELEKLFLALA, from the coding sequence ATGGAAATGGGACCCGAACTGACCGGCGACGCCCTGGTGCGGCTGCGCCGCGCGCAGGGCCAGCTGGCCGCGGTGATCAGCATGATGGAGAACGGCGGGGACTGCCAGGAGGTGCTGACCCAGCTGGCCGCGGTGTCCCGCGCCCTGGACCGCGCCGGGTTCAAGATCGTCGCCAGCGGTATGCGGCACTGCCAGGCCGCACGCGACCGCGGGGAAGAGCCACCCATGACCGAAGCCGAGCTGGAAAAGCTCTTCCTGGCCCTGGCCTGA
- a CDS encoding heavy-metal-associated domain-containing protein produces the protein MTQQTYTVTGMTCGHCVASVTEEVGEIPGVTDVAVDLPTGKVTVTSEIALTTDAVRAAVEEAGYQLTA, from the coding sequence ATGACTCAGCAGACCTACACCGTGACCGGCATGACCTGCGGGCACTGCGTGGCTTCGGTGACCGAGGAGGTCGGTGAGATCCCCGGCGTCACCGACGTCGCGGTGGATCTGCCCACCGGCAAGGTCACCGTCACCAGCGAAATCGCGCTCACCACCGACGCGGTGCGCGCCGCCGTCGAAGAAGCCGGTTACCAGCTGACCGCGTAG
- a CDS encoding metal-sensitive transcriptional regulator, with protein sequence MRGYTSDKDGYLTRLRRIEGQIRGLQRMVENDEYCIDVLTQIAAATKALQSVSLGLMDEHLKHCVAEAIAVGGDTADAKVREASEAIARLVRS encoded by the coding sequence ATGCGGGGTTACACCAGCGACAAGGACGGCTACCTCACCCGGCTGCGCCGGATCGAAGGGCAGATCCGGGGCCTGCAGCGGATGGTCGAGAACGACGAGTACTGCATCGACGTGCTCACCCAGATCGCCGCGGCCACGAAGGCCCTGCAGTCGGTGTCGCTGGGCCTGATGGACGAGCACCTCAAGCACTGCGTGGCCGAAGCGATCGCCGTGGGCGGCGACACGGCCGACGCGAAGGTGCGCGAGGCCAGCGAAGCCATCGCCCGGCTGGTCCGTTCCTGA
- a CDS encoding universal stress protein yields MAAIVVGVDGSAGSAAALRWAADEAARTGRDVVAVHAWSYAGGGATAEAVFSAHRRALGEMVDRAHRDQPEAKIRPEVTEGEPAQVLLSAAEDAAMLVLGSHGYGRLMRALVGSVGAQCLRRAHCPVVIVPAARTARHPLAEVDYQSGPMV; encoded by the coding sequence ATGGCCGCGATCGTGGTGGGGGTGGACGGCTCCGCGGGCAGCGCCGCTGCGCTGCGGTGGGCGGCGGACGAAGCGGCGCGGACCGGCCGGGACGTGGTGGCGGTCCACGCCTGGAGCTACGCGGGAGGCGGGGCGACGGCCGAGGCGGTGTTCAGCGCGCACCGGCGGGCCCTCGGCGAGATGGTGGACCGCGCGCACCGCGACCAGCCGGAGGCGAAGATCCGGCCGGAGGTCACCGAGGGCGAGCCGGCGCAGGTGCTGCTGTCCGCCGCGGAGGACGCGGCCATGCTCGTGCTCGGCAGCCACGGCTACGGGCGGCTCATGCGCGCGCTGGTCGGTTCCGTCGGCGCGCAGTGCCTGCGCCGGGCGCACTGCCCGGTGGTGATCGTGCCCGCCGCACGCACGGCCCGGCACCCGCTGGCCGAGGTGGACTACCAGTCCGGTCCGATGGTGTGA
- a CDS encoding MBL fold metallo-hydrolase, whose amino-acid sequence MLDVRVIETSSLGDRSYLAHDGELAVVVDPQRDIDRIAALAGRLGVRVAWVLETHVHNDYVSGGLHLARLTGARYGLSAADDVPFERVPVREGDVIEVSGQMRIRPVATPGHTFHHLSYVLDGPDGPEGVFTGGSLLLGTTGRTDLLGQDHAHELARHQHSSARRLADLLPDGAAVWPTHGFGSFCSAGQADGEASTIGRERRHNPALTLAEGEFVEQTLAGLDVHPAYYAHMGPRNAAGPDPIDLTPARTAGPDELRQRIDHGEWVVDLRSRKAFVHSHLAGTVSLGLDGPMATWLGWLIDWGAPITLLGETPVDVAQAQRELARIGIDRPAAAASGSPEKWAGGRSGRLASLPAALFADLAAALRHGHAGAYPPPAVVLDVRLPHEWRDGHVRGAVHIPLPELPHRIGELPAGPVWVHCASGYRATAAASLLARAGRRVVLIDDVFTGAADAGVPMAA is encoded by the coding sequence ATGCTGGATGTACGGGTGATCGAGACGTCGTCGCTGGGCGACCGCAGCTACCTCGCCCACGACGGAGAACTCGCGGTGGTGGTGGACCCGCAACGCGACATCGACCGGATCGCCGCGCTGGCGGGCCGGCTCGGGGTCCGCGTCGCGTGGGTGCTGGAAACCCACGTGCACAACGACTACGTGTCCGGCGGGCTGCACCTGGCCCGGCTCACCGGTGCGCGCTACGGGCTTTCCGCGGCCGACGACGTGCCGTTCGAGCGCGTTCCGGTGCGCGAGGGGGACGTGATCGAGGTGTCCGGGCAGATGCGGATCCGGCCGGTCGCCACCCCGGGCCACACCTTCCACCATCTGTCCTACGTCCTCGACGGACCGGACGGACCCGAGGGCGTGTTCACGGGCGGGTCGCTGCTGCTGGGCACCACCGGCCGCACCGATCTGCTCGGCCAGGACCACGCGCACGAACTGGCCCGCCACCAGCACTCGTCCGCCCGCCGCCTCGCCGACCTGCTGCCCGACGGCGCGGCCGTCTGGCCCACCCACGGGTTCGGCAGCTTCTGCTCGGCCGGGCAGGCCGACGGCGAAGCCTCCACGATCGGCCGCGAACGGCGGCACAACCCGGCACTCACGCTGGCCGAGGGCGAGTTCGTCGAGCAGACCCTGGCCGGCCTGGACGTCCACCCGGCCTACTACGCGCACATGGGGCCGCGCAACGCCGCCGGACCCGATCCCATCGACCTCACCCCGGCCCGCACCGCCGGACCGGACGAACTGCGGCAGCGCATCGACCACGGCGAGTGGGTGGTGGACCTGCGCTCCCGCAAGGCGTTCGTGCACTCGCACCTGGCCGGCACGGTCAGCCTCGGCCTCGACGGTCCGATGGCGACGTGGCTGGGCTGGCTCATCGACTGGGGCGCCCCGATCACGCTGCTCGGCGAGACCCCGGTAGATGTCGCCCAGGCGCAGCGGGAGCTGGCCCGCATCGGCATCGACCGGCCCGCCGCCGCGGCCAGTGGGAGCCCGGAGAAGTGGGCGGGCGGCCGGTCCGGGCGGCTGGCGAGCCTGCCCGCGGCGTTGTTCGCCGACCTGGCCGCCGCGCTCCGGCACGGGCATGCCGGCGCCTACCCGCCGCCCGCGGTGGTGCTGGACGTCCGCCTGCCGCACGAGTGGCGGGACGGCCACGTGCGCGGCGCCGTGCACATCCCCCTGCCCGAACTCCCCCACCGGATCGGCGAACTCCCCGCGGGCCCGGTGTGGGTGCACTGCGCCAGCGGCTACCGCGCGACCGCCGCGGCCTCACTGCTCGCCAGGGCCGGGCGGAGAGTGGTCCTCATCGACGACGTCTTCACCGGCGCCGCCGACGCGGGCGTGCCGATGGCGGCCTGA
- a CDS encoding universal stress protein produces the protein MPNSAGVTVAGVDWSEASTAAVRWAAADAARHHGLLHLVHGFSPFTGRYGQAMPALRALHDDLADNARDFLAAAVRVARDAGGEELEVTTAMPEEKPAEALIAASRGARALVLGASGDGVLAGTTAVQVVSHAHCPVVVVRGQHGPAAGPVVAGVDGSPFSERALAAAFEEACRRGAPLVAVHAWSDDDLLGGLGSFPLVVDWDAVRQDEELVLAERMAGRQERYPDVKVDRVVVRDRPRHQLIDWSGQAQLVVVGSRGRGGFAGLLLGSTSQALIHHAECPVMVVRPGGEPR, from the coding sequence ATGCCGAACAGCGCAGGGGTGACGGTCGCCGGGGTGGACTGGTCGGAGGCCTCCACCGCGGCGGTGCGCTGGGCCGCGGCCGACGCGGCGCGGCATCACGGCCTGCTGCACCTCGTGCACGGGTTCTCCCCGTTCACCGGCCGCTACGGCCAAGCGATGCCCGCCCTGCGCGCGTTGCACGACGATCTGGCGGACAACGCGAGGGACTTCCTGGCCGCGGCGGTCCGGGTCGCCCGCGACGCCGGTGGTGAGGAACTGGAGGTCACCACGGCGATGCCGGAGGAGAAACCGGCCGAGGCGCTGATCGCGGCGTCCCGCGGCGCCCGGGCGCTCGTGCTGGGCGCGTCCGGGGACGGCGTGCTCGCCGGGACCACGGCTGTGCAGGTGGTCTCCCACGCACACTGCCCGGTCGTGGTGGTGCGAGGGCAGCACGGCCCGGCGGCGGGACCGGTGGTGGCCGGTGTCGACGGCAGCCCGTTCAGCGAGCGGGCGCTGGCGGCGGCTTTCGAGGAGGCCTGTCGGCGCGGGGCGCCACTGGTGGCGGTGCACGCGTGGAGCGACGACGACCTCCTCGGTGGTCTCGGGTCTTTCCCGCTGGTCGTCGACTGGGACGCGGTGCGGCAGGACGAGGAGCTGGTGCTCGCCGAGCGGATGGCGGGCCGGCAGGAGCGCTACCCCGACGTGAAGGTGGACCGCGTCGTGGTGCGCGATCGGCCGCGGCACCAGCTGATCGACTGGAGCGGGCAGGCGCAGCTGGTCGTCGTGGGCAGCCGGGGGCGCGGCGGGTTCGCCGGGCTGCTGCTGGGGTCGACCAGCCAGGCGCTGATCCACCACGCGGAGTGCCCGGTGATGGTCGTCCGCCCCGGCGGGGAACCGCGATGA
- a CDS encoding three-helix bundle dimerization domain-containing protein, whose amino-acid sequence MNDMERRTAAPEARPSAASWTGHPASDLAEASMRRDVTGEAYRQRPHTPDGIHLAADELAAVVGELRRVCPGADPARVRAIVDGTYRKLAAAAKITDHLIPLTLHRARAVLEAE is encoded by the coding sequence ATGAACGACATGGAACGAAGGACGGCGGCCCCGGAAGCGCGGCCGAGCGCGGCGTCCTGGACCGGCCATCCGGCGTCGGACCTGGCCGAGGCGTCGATGCGCCGCGACGTCACCGGTGAGGCCTACCGGCAGCGCCCGCACACCCCGGACGGCATCCACCTCGCCGCCGACGAGCTGGCCGCCGTCGTCGGCGAACTGCGGCGGGTCTGCCCCGGCGCGGACCCGGCGCGGGTGCGTGCGATCGTCGACGGCACGTACCGCAAGCTCGCCGCCGCCGCGAAGATAACCGACCACTTGATCCCGCTGACGCTGCACCGGGCGCGCGCGGTGCTCGAAGCGGAGTGA
- a CDS encoding TetR/AcrR family transcriptional regulator, with the protein MVTSEFQRARRPEHKEQRREAILAAARRLATRDGVRAVSLGDIAAEVGVHKSALLRYFETREEIYLRLTAECWAEWAGALRAELPAAESAPAAVAAVITRTLVERPLFCDLLTHAPLSLERHVSMESVRAYKVGAIERVNEISGLLGDALPGLGVDGGRKAVTAVTAFAATLWQVSHPPETLAAFYAEEPEFGHSVLDFAARLEELTAAVLAGLVQG; encoded by the coding sequence GTGGTCACATCGGAGTTCCAGCGAGCGCGCCGTCCCGAGCACAAGGAACAGCGGCGCGAGGCGATCCTGGCCGCGGCGCGCAGGCTGGCCACCCGCGACGGCGTGCGGGCGGTCAGCCTCGGCGACATCGCGGCCGAGGTGGGCGTGCACAAGTCGGCGCTGCTGCGGTACTTCGAGACGCGCGAGGAGATCTATCTCCGGCTGACCGCCGAGTGCTGGGCGGAGTGGGCCGGGGCGCTGCGCGCGGAACTGCCCGCGGCGGAGTCCGCACCCGCCGCGGTCGCGGCGGTGATCACCCGCACGCTGGTGGAACGGCCGTTGTTCTGCGACCTGCTCACCCACGCCCCGCTCAGCCTCGAACGGCACGTCTCGATGGAGTCGGTCCGCGCGTACAAGGTCGGTGCGATCGAGCGGGTGAACGAGATCTCCGGACTGCTCGGTGACGCGCTGCCCGGGCTGGGCGTGGACGGCGGGCGGAAGGCGGTCACCGCCGTCACCGCCTTCGCGGCGACGCTCTGGCAGGTCTCGCACCCGCCGGAGACCCTGGCGGCCTTCTACGCGGAGGAGCCGGAGTTCGGGCACTCCGTCCTGGACTTCGCCGCACGACTGGAGGAACTGACCGCGGCCGTCCTCGCGGGGCTGGTCCAGGGCTGA
- a CDS encoding putative glycolipid-binding domain-containing protein, which produces MPFDPLPPVASWRHLGARAGFEVAFFAAERGGCRVEGTTTATEDGESWIVDYMIHLDESWRTRSARITGRSGGATLVRVIDTDGEGHWQVDGVAAPELDGCLDLDLEASAMTNTFPVHRLQLPTGQAVQAPAAYVRAVGLAVDRLDQSYSRLANGHYDYAAPRFDFTCRLTYDRHGLILGYPGIATRVQ; this is translated from the coding sequence ATGCCGTTCGACCCGCTGCCCCCGGTCGCGTCGTGGCGGCACCTGGGGGCTCGCGCCGGGTTCGAAGTCGCGTTCTTCGCCGCGGAGCGGGGTGGTTGCCGGGTGGAGGGCACCACCACGGCCACCGAGGACGGCGAGTCCTGGATCGTCGACTACATGATCCACCTGGACGAGTCGTGGCGGACCAGGTCCGCGCGGATCACCGGCCGCAGCGGCGGCGCCACCCTGGTCAGGGTGATCGACACCGACGGCGAGGGTCACTGGCAGGTGGACGGCGTCGCCGCGCCCGAACTGGACGGCTGCCTGGACCTCGACCTGGAGGCCTCGGCGATGACCAACACCTTCCCCGTGCACCGGCTGCAGCTGCCCACCGGGCAGGCGGTGCAGGCACCGGCCGCGTACGTCCGCGCGGTCGGGCTCGCGGTGGACCGCCTGGACCAGAGCTACTCCCGATTGGCCAACGGGCACTACGACTACGCCGCGCCGCGATTCGACTTCACCTGCCGCCTGACCTACGACCGGCACGGCCTCATCCTCGGCTACCCGGGCATCGCCACCCGGGTTCAGTGA
- a CDS encoding SDR family NAD(P)-dependent oxidoreductase — translation MTKVWLVTGSSRGLGRSIAEEALAAGHRVVATARDIGALQDLADRYGGNVLRFALDVTDYAQAKAAVAAAVARFGRLDVVVNNAGYANMTSIEEVDLADFRDQVETVFFGTVHVTKAALPVFLEQGSGHFIQVTSIGGRGTAPAVSAYQSAKFATEGFSGVLNDEVRHLGIKVTMAEPGLMRTDWSGPSMVMRPYHERYEPVFAPLFEHLRSKRGKEPIDPAKVARVLLDVAEMDEPPLHLVLGSDGVEIVREGMAKLVAEDTKWAALGRSVDFDAA, via the coding sequence ATGACGAAGGTGTGGCTGGTCACGGGCAGTTCACGCGGACTGGGGCGGTCGATCGCCGAAGAGGCGCTCGCCGCGGGCCACCGGGTGGTGGCGACCGCCCGCGACATCGGCGCGCTGCAGGACCTGGCGGACCGCTACGGCGGCAACGTGCTGCGGTTCGCGCTGGACGTGACCGACTACGCGCAGGCCAAGGCGGCGGTCGCCGCCGCGGTGGCGCGGTTCGGCCGGCTGGACGTGGTGGTGAACAACGCGGGGTACGCCAACATGACCTCGATCGAGGAGGTCGACCTGGCGGACTTCCGGGACCAGGTCGAAACCGTCTTCTTCGGCACCGTGCACGTCACGAAGGCGGCGTTGCCGGTGTTCCTCGAGCAGGGGTCGGGGCATTTCATCCAGGTGACTTCGATCGGCGGTCGTGGCACCGCGCCGGCGGTCTCGGCGTACCAGAGCGCGAAATTCGCGACCGAGGGCTTTTCCGGCGTGCTGAACGACGAGGTCCGGCACCTCGGCATCAAGGTGACGATGGCCGAGCCGGGCTTGATGCGGACAGACTGGTCCGGCCCGTCGATGGTGATGCGGCCCTACCACGAGCGGTACGAGCCCGTGTTCGCGCCGCTGTTCGAGCACCTGCGCAGCAAGCGCGGCAAGGAGCCGATCGACCCGGCCAAGGTCGCGCGCGTGCTGCTGGACGTCGCCGAAATGGACGAGCCGCCCCTGCACCTGGTGCTGGGCTCCGACGGCGTGGAGATCGTCCGGGAGGGGATGGCGAAGCTGGTCGCCGAGGACACGAAGTGGGCGGCGCTCGGCCGTTCGGTGGACTTCGACGCCGCCTGA
- a CDS encoding universal stress protein, with protein MTVREHARETPARPGDRARPVVVGVDGSGSALDAVRWGARDAARLGVPVRLVHAYPRSDRDYPALSMNAGQIRAELRAWGADRLRTAEAVARETAPGVTVELRLHEGDPRVVLRRESEHAASVVLGHDGAGGLSRLVFGSCGLALTVHGHRPVVVVRGRVADQGSIVVGVDGTITAARYAMKMAALHGTSVTAVRTWHAAPGDPVDRHDAEHRGLVARMAPLAEEFPGVPVEHLVLRGRPGHTLLEFGQHARLLVVGTHGSSAFAGLLLGSTSQSLAFRAPCPVAVVPEDPEDA; from the coding sequence ATGACCGTGCGGGAACACGCCCGGGAAACCCCTGCCCGCCCCGGTGATCGCGCGAGGCCGGTCGTGGTCGGCGTCGACGGATCCGGCTCGGCGCTCGACGCGGTGCGCTGGGGCGCCCGGGACGCCGCCCGGCTGGGCGTGCCGGTTCGCCTGGTCCACGCCTACCCGCGCAGCGACCGGGACTACCCCGCGCTGAGCATGAACGCCGGCCAGATCCGCGCGGAACTGCGCGCCTGGGGCGCCGACCGGCTGCGGACCGCCGAAGCGGTGGCGCGGGAGACCGCCCCCGGGGTGACGGTGGAGCTGCGGCTGCACGAGGGCGATCCCCGGGTCGTGCTGCGCCGCGAGTCGGAGCACGCCGCGTCGGTTGTCCTCGGGCACGACGGCGCGGGCGGGCTCAGCAGGCTCGTGTTCGGCTCCTGCGGCCTGGCGCTGACGGTGCACGGCCACCGCCCGGTCGTGGTCGTGCGCGGCCGCGTCGCCGACCAGGGTTCGATCGTCGTCGGCGTCGACGGCACCATCACCGCGGCCCGCTACGCCATGAAGATGGCCGCGCTGCACGGCACCTCGGTGACGGCGGTGCGGACCTGGCACGCGGCTCCCGGGGACCCGGTGGACCGGCACGACGCGGAACACCGCGGGCTGGTCGCCCGGATGGCCCCGCTGGCCGAAGAGTTCCCCGGGGTGCCGGTGGAGCACCTGGTGCTGCGCGGGCGCCCCGGGCACACCCTGCTGGAGTTCGGGCAGCACGCCCGCCTGCTCGTGGTGGGCACCCACGGCAGCAGCGCGTTCGCGGGGCTGCTGCTCGGCTCGACGAGCCAGTCCCTGGCCTTCCGGGCGCCCTGCCCGGTCGCGGTGGTGCCCGAAGATCCGGAAGACGCGTGA
- a CDS encoding universal stress protein: MSNSANPVVVGVDGSEASLGAVRWAAAEARRRNVPLKLVHALDEASLGYPQPMPVHVDLAGLARQRGHRILHAASDVARDTESDVDIRRSLREERPGAALLDESRAASTLVLGTPPVRFLGRFLAGSVTIALAANADCPVAVVRPHAADDEPPVEGPVVVGVDASPTSDEAIAAAFDAASRRGAALVAVHAWDDSYLGALFEDTRWTLDRPAIEERERELLAERLAGWQEKYPDVAVERIVVRGAPADRLLDQAVHAQLIVVGSRGRGGFAGMVLGSTSQSLITFALCPLLIVRPG, encoded by the coding sequence ATGTCCAACTCCGCGAACCCGGTCGTCGTCGGGGTCGACGGCTCCGAAGCGTCGCTCGGCGCGGTCCGCTGGGCCGCCGCCGAGGCGCGCCGCCGGAACGTGCCGCTGAAACTGGTGCACGCACTGGACGAAGCCTCGCTCGGCTACCCCCAGCCGATGCCGGTGCACGTGGACCTGGCGGGTCTCGCGCGTCAGCGGGGCCACCGGATCCTGCACGCCGCGAGCGACGTCGCCCGCGACACCGAGTCCGACGTGGACATCCGGCGGAGCCTGCGCGAGGAGCGGCCCGGCGCGGCGCTGCTGGACGAGTCCCGCGCGGCGAGCACGCTCGTCCTGGGCACCCCGCCCGTGCGGTTCCTCGGCCGTTTCCTGGCCGGGTCGGTCACGATCGCGCTGGCCGCCAACGCGGACTGCCCGGTCGCCGTGGTCCGGCCGCACGCGGCGGACGACGAGCCGCCCGTCGAGGGGCCGGTCGTGGTCGGGGTCGACGCCTCGCCCACGAGCGACGAGGCCATCGCGGCCGCGTTCGACGCGGCGTCCCGGCGCGGCGCCGCGCTCGTCGCGGTGCACGCGTGGGACGACTCCTACCTGGGCGCCCTGTTCGAGGACACGCGCTGGACGCTCGACCGGCCGGCGATCGAGGAGCGCGAGCGCGAGCTGCTGGCCGAGCGGCTGGCGGGCTGGCAGGAGAAGTACCCGGACGTCGCCGTCGAGCGGATCGTGGTGCGCGGCGCCCCCGCCGACCGGCTGCTCGACCAGGCCGTCCACGCCCAGCTGATCGTCGTGGGCAGCCGCGGCCGCGGCGGGTTCGCCGGCATGGTGCTCGGGTCCACCAGCCAGTCGCTGATCACCTTCGCGCTGTGCCCGCTGCTGATCGTCCGCCCGGGGTGA